The following coding sequences lie in one Streptomyces sp. NBC_00510 genomic window:
- a CDS encoding SCP2 sterol-binding domain-containing protein, with translation MATIEECRSALERLSENLAGTEGDLRSAAALDRSLSCRITDLDVTFVGRLVDGRIQDVVTVQGPPAERAEIRLTMAGDDLIALVDGKLHFAKAWGSGRVKLEAGFRDLLRLRKLL, from the coding sequence ATGGCGACCATCGAGGAGTGCCGCAGCGCGCTCGAGCGGCTGTCCGAGAACCTCGCCGGGACCGAGGGCGACCTGCGCAGCGCGGCCGCGCTCGACCGCTCGCTGAGCTGCCGCATCACCGATCTCGACGTCACCTTCGTGGGACGTCTGGTGGACGGCCGCATCCAGGACGTGGTCACCGTGCAGGGCCCGCCGGCCGAGCGCGCCGAGATAAGGCTGACCATGGCCGGTGACGACCTCATCGCGCTCGTCGACGGCAAGCTGCACTTCGCCAAGGCGTGGGGCAGCGGCAGGGTCAAGCTGGAGGCGGGCTTCCGCGACCTGCTGCGGCTGCGCAAGCTCCTCTAG
- a CDS encoding glycosyltransferase family 4 protein gives MSSSPSPLHGQLHAVHVLGETARAHVASVAGGLVARGVQVTVCGPTEAEERYGFGAAGARFAPVEITRRAQPRADAAVVTALRAACAGADVVHAHGLRAGLLATMALSGRRTPLVVTWHGAVLAEGARGRVLRLLERRVARAAAVVLGASSDLVDRARTAGARDARLGPIGVPAPPRVAPSPEAVAEAERRRHKTRDEFAVGERPLLLAVGRLEPRKGYHLLLDAAHGWAGLDPAPLLVVAGEGSLRTELQERIETEELPVRLLGRRDDVPELLAAAEVVVLPSRWEARSLIAQEALHAGAPLVATSVGGTPELVGEAAVLVPYGNPKTLADTVARLLGDPARRAGLAAAGPVQAATWPTEDDTVAQVLSIYDELTSS, from the coding sequence GTGAGCAGTTCACCGAGCCCCTTGCACGGGCAGCTGCACGCCGTCCACGTGCTGGGCGAGACGGCGCGGGCCCATGTCGCCTCCGTGGCAGGCGGGTTGGTGGCGCGCGGCGTGCAGGTGACGGTCTGCGGTCCGACCGAGGCCGAGGAGCGGTACGGGTTCGGTGCGGCGGGAGCGCGGTTCGCGCCGGTCGAGATCACGCGGCGCGCGCAACCGAGGGCGGACGCGGCCGTGGTGACGGCGTTGCGGGCGGCCTGCGCCGGGGCGGACGTGGTGCACGCGCACGGGCTGCGGGCCGGGCTGCTCGCCACGATGGCGCTGAGCGGGCGCCGTACGCCGCTGGTGGTGACCTGGCACGGCGCGGTGCTGGCCGAGGGCGCGCGGGGGCGGGTGCTGCGGTTGCTGGAGCGCCGGGTGGCGCGGGCGGCGGCGGTCGTGCTGGGCGCCTCGTCGGACCTGGTGGACCGGGCCCGTACGGCCGGGGCCCGGGACGCCCGGCTCGGGCCGATCGGGGTGCCGGCGCCGCCGCGGGTCGCGCCGTCCCCGGAGGCGGTGGCGGAGGCGGAGCGGCGCCGGCACAAGACCCGGGACGAATTCGCCGTGGGGGAGCGTCCGTTGCTGCTCGCGGTGGGCCGTCTGGAGCCGCGCAAGGGGTATCACCTGCTGCTGGACGCGGCCCACGGCTGGGCGGGGCTCGACCCGGCGCCGTTGCTGGTCGTCGCGGGCGAGGGCTCGCTGCGTACGGAGCTCCAGGAGCGGATCGAGACCGAGGAGCTGCCGGTGCGGCTGCTCGGCCGCCGTGACGACGTGCCCGAACTCCTCGCCGCCGCCGAGGTCGTGGTGCTGCCCTCGCGCTGGGAGGCGCGGTCGCTGATCGCGCAGGAGGCGCTGCACGCGGGGGCGCCGCTGGTGGCGACCTCCGTCGGCGGTACGCCCGAACTCGTCGGCGAGGCGGCGGTGTTGGTGCCCTACGGCAATCCGAAGACGCTCGCGGACACCGTCGCGCGTCTGCTGGGGGACCCGGCGCGGCGTGCGGGGCTCGCCGCGGCCGGTCCCGTGCAGGCCGCCACATGGCCGACCGAGGATGACACGGTCGCCCAAGTGCTCAGCATCTACGACGAGTTGACCTCGTCCTGA
- a CDS encoding TlyA family RNA methyltransferase, translated as MARRRLDAELVRRNLARSREHAGQLITAGRVTVGGTTATKAATQVETSAAVVVADDASDPDYVSRGGHKLAGALAAFVPHGLLVEGRRALDAGASTGGFTDVLLRNGAAHVVAVDVGYGQLAWSLQSDERVTVKDRTNVRELTLEQIDNQPVDLVVGDLSFIPLGLVLPALVRCAAPDADLVLMVKPQFEVGKERLGSGGVVRSPQLRAEAVRQVAGQAAALGLGVLGVTASPLPGPSGNVEYFLWLRAGAPELDPADVDRAVAEGPR; from the coding sequence GTGGCACGACGCCGACTCGACGCCGAGCTGGTGCGCCGGAACCTGGCCCGCTCGCGGGAGCACGCCGGGCAGCTGATCACCGCCGGCCGGGTGACCGTGGGCGGGACGACCGCGACGAAGGCCGCCACGCAGGTGGAGACCAGCGCCGCGGTCGTCGTCGCCGATGACGCCTCGGACCCGGACTACGTCTCCCGCGGCGGCCACAAGCTGGCCGGGGCGCTGGCGGCGTTCGTGCCCCACGGGCTGCTCGTGGAGGGGCGCCGCGCGCTGGACGCCGGGGCGTCCACGGGCGGCTTCACCGACGTCCTGCTCCGCAACGGCGCGGCGCACGTCGTCGCCGTCGACGTCGGCTACGGGCAGCTCGCGTGGTCGCTGCAGAGCGATGAACGCGTCACCGTGAAGGACCGTACCAACGTGCGCGAGTTGACGCTCGAGCAGATCGACAACCAGCCGGTGGACCTTGTCGTCGGCGACCTGTCCTTCATCCCGCTCGGGCTCGTCCTGCCCGCCCTCGTACGCTGCGCCGCGCCCGACGCGGACCTGGTCCTGATGGTCAAGCCGCAGTTCGAGGTGGGCAAGGAGCGACTGGGCAGCGGCGGTGTCGTCCGCAGCCCTCAGCTGCGCGCCGAGGCCGTACGACAGGTCGCCGGACAGGCGGCCGCACTGGGACTGGGGGTGCTGGGCGTGACCGCGAGCCCGTTGCCGGGACCGTCGGGGAATGTGGAGTACTTTCTGTGGCTGCGCGCCGGGGCGCCCGAACTGGACCCGGCGGATGTCGACCGCGCTGTGGCGGAGGGGCCCCGTTGA
- a CDS encoding DUF1015 domain-containing protein: protein MSNSGPAVRGLRLAPFRALRYVPERVGSLAAVTSPPYDVVVRPEEQRHLETADPHNVVRLILPTAEPPDGRHRKAAWALFQWQEEGVLALDPKPALYVYEQREGDQVQRGLIGALRLTPPEERIVLPHEDVMPGPVADRAALMRATAANLEPLLLAYRGDDGEAAEVVERTVAGPPLLATTTEDGIHHRLWAITDPGAIAAVDADLSRHQAVIADGHHRWATYLLLQAEHEAPSPWDYGLVLLVDTARYPLRVRAIHRVLPQLPVARAVEAARHAFRVQELPGPLPEALAALEAAAAEGNAFLLTGDGRFHLLDRPDTEALDRAIPTDRPEEWRQLDATVLHNLLLDRIWEVPDAPEHIHYIHDTQAAVEHAEQYGGTAVLIHPVRESVVHDLAKQGVTMPRKSTSFGPKPATGLVLRSLELDGTPA from the coding sequence ATGAGCAATTCCGGACCCGCTGTACGGGGCTTGCGGCTGGCGCCGTTCCGCGCGCTCCGCTACGTCCCCGAGCGGGTCGGCAGCCTGGCCGCGGTCACCTCGCCACCGTACGACGTCGTCGTCCGGCCCGAGGAGCAGCGGCACCTGGAGACAGCCGACCCGCACAATGTCGTGCGGCTCATCCTGCCCACCGCCGAGCCCCCGGACGGCCGGCATCGCAAGGCCGCTTGGGCGCTGTTCCAATGGCAGGAGGAGGGCGTCCTGGCCCTCGACCCCAAGCCCGCCCTGTACGTGTACGAGCAGCGCGAGGGCGATCAGGTGCAGCGCGGCCTCATCGGTGCCCTGCGCCTGACCCCGCCCGAGGAACGGATCGTGCTGCCGCACGAGGACGTGATGCCCGGCCCGGTCGCCGACCGCGCGGCGCTCATGCGTGCCACGGCCGCCAACCTCGAACCACTGCTGCTGGCGTACCGGGGCGACGACGGGGAGGCGGCCGAGGTCGTCGAACGCACCGTCGCGGGGCCGCCCTTGCTGGCCACGACGACCGAGGACGGCATCCACCACCGTCTGTGGGCGATCACCGACCCGGGGGCGATCGCCGCGGTCGACGCCGACCTGTCCCGGCACCAGGCCGTCATCGCCGACGGCCACCACCGCTGGGCCACGTACCTGCTGCTGCAGGCCGAGCACGAGGCCCCCAGCCCCTGGGACTACGGCCTGGTGCTGCTGGTCGACACCGCCCGCTACCCGCTGCGGGTCCGCGCCATCCACCGCGTGCTGCCGCAACTGCCCGTCGCGCGGGCCGTCGAGGCGGCCCGCCACGCCTTCCGCGTACAGGAGCTGCCCGGCCCCCTCCCGGAGGCCCTGGCCGCCCTGGAGGCCGCGGCGGCCGAGGGCAACGCCTTCCTGCTCACCGGCGACGGCCGCTTCCACCTCCTGGACCGGCCGGACACCGAGGCCCTCGACCGGGCCATCCCCACGGACCGGCCCGAGGAATGGCGGCAGCTGGACGCCACCGTGCTGCACAACCTGCTCCTGGACCGGATCTGGGAAGTGCCCGACGCCCCAGAGCACATCCACTACATCCACGACACCCAGGCCGCGGTCGAGCACGCCGAGCAGTATGGCGGCACGGCCGTGCTCATCCACCCGGTGCGCGAGAGCGTCGTGCACGACCTCGCCAAGCAGGGCGTGACGATGCCGCGCAAGTCGACCTCCTTCGGCCCGAAGCCGGCGACCGGCCTGGTGCTGCGCAGCCTGGAACTCGACGGCACGCCGGCCTGA
- a CDS encoding tetratricopeptide repeat protein produces the protein MRQELMSLPKTLAEDVARNLVMVARLLDEDPDLAYGYSRVALRLASRVAAVREAAGFASYATERYAEALAEFRACRRMTGTVDLWPVMADCERGMGRPERALEMAGAPEVHKLDRAGQVEMRLVAAGARRDMGQNEAAVVTLQSPELASNAVHPWTARLRYAYADALLAAGREDEAREWFAKALEADQSGSTDASDRLAQLDGVAFVDALDEGADEGAGAGAPVTADRDDDGDDTDAAAEDSADAEASDDEEHEDHEAGDAGESDVDLTDEADPTAFLDDPFKEPAKGTED, from the coding sequence GTGCGTCAGGAGCTCATGAGCCTGCCGAAGACGCTCGCTGAGGACGTGGCGCGCAACCTCGTCATGGTGGCCCGGCTGCTTGACGAGGACCCGGACCTGGCCTACGGCTACTCCAGGGTCGCCCTGCGACTCGCGTCCCGTGTCGCCGCCGTGCGTGAGGCGGCCGGCTTCGCCTCGTACGCCACGGAGCGGTACGCCGAGGCGCTGGCCGAGTTCCGGGCCTGCCGGCGGATGACGGGCACGGTCGACCTGTGGCCGGTCATGGCGGACTGCGAGCGGGGCATGGGCCGCCCGGAGCGCGCGCTGGAGATGGCGGGCGCGCCGGAGGTGCACAAGCTGGACCGCGCGGGTCAGGTGGAGATGCGCCTGGTGGCCGCCGGTGCGCGGCGCGACATGGGCCAGAACGAGGCCGCCGTCGTCACCCTGCAGAGCCCGGAGCTGGCGTCCAACGCCGTGCACCCGTGGACGGCGCGACTGCGCTACGCGTACGCCGACGCGCTGCTCGCGGCGGGCCGTGAGGACGAGGCCCGGGAGTGGTTCGCCAAGGCGCTGGAGGCCGACCAGAGCGGCAGCACGGACGCCTCCGACCGGCTGGCGCAGCTGGACGGCGTGGCCTTCGTGGACGCGCTGGACGAGGGTGCGGACGAGGGCGCCGGGGCCGGCGCGCCCGTCACTGCGGATCGGGACGACGACGGCGACGACACCGACGCGGCCGCCGAGGACTCCGCGGATGCCGAGGCCTCCGACGACGAGGAGCACGAGGACCACGAGGCCGGTGACGCCGGGGAGTCGGACGTCGACCTGACCGACGAGGCCGACCCGACGGCGTTCCTGGACGACCCGTTCAAGGAGCCCGCCAAGGGCACCGAGGACTGA
- the recN gene encoding DNA repair protein RecN, giving the protein MVVSVLEEMRIRSLGVIEDAVVELSPGFTAVTGETGAGKTMVVTSLGLLLGGRADPGLVRIGTKSASVEGRITLAAGAPAAVRAEEAGAELDDGALLISRTVSAEGRSRAFVGGRSVPVGLLGELADELVAVHGQTDQQGLLRPARQREALDRYAGDAVAVPLAKYAGAYRRLREVAGELDELTTRARERAQEADLLRFGLDEVAAAEPLPGEDADLAAEAERLGHAEALASAATQAHAALAGNPEDPEGVDAGMLVAGAQRALDAVRSHDPALAALSDRIGEIGILLGDVAGELAGYADDLDADPRRLAVVEERRAVLAHLTRKYGESIDAVLAWAEQGAARLGELEGDDERIGELTGERDALRAELGDLAQALTDARGEAADRFAAAVTAELAQLAMPHARVGVALRQTEDEEGIEVGGRRVAYGATGADEVELQLAPHPGAPARPIAKGASGGELSRVMLAVEVVFAGSDPVPTYLFDEVDAGVGGKAAVEVGRRLARLARTAQVVVVTHLPQVAAFADRQLLVEKTNDGSVTRSGVRVLEGEERVRELSRMLAGLEDSELGRAHAEELLAAAREAR; this is encoded by the coding sequence ATGGTCGTATCCGTGTTGGAGGAAATGCGGATCCGGTCGCTGGGAGTCATCGAGGACGCCGTGGTCGAGCTGTCGCCCGGCTTCACCGCGGTGACCGGCGAGACCGGCGCGGGCAAGACCATGGTCGTCACCAGTCTCGGGCTGCTGCTGGGCGGCCGTGCCGATCCCGGTCTGGTCCGGATCGGTACGAAATCGGCGTCGGTCGAGGGGCGGATCACGCTGGCGGCGGGCGCGCCCGCCGCCGTGCGGGCCGAGGAGGCGGGCGCCGAGCTGGACGACGGTGCGCTGCTCATCAGCCGTACCGTCTCGGCGGAGGGCCGCTCCAGGGCCTTCGTGGGCGGGCGCTCGGTCCCCGTGGGGCTGCTGGGCGAGCTGGCGGACGAGCTGGTCGCCGTACACGGCCAGACCGACCAGCAGGGCCTGCTGCGGCCGGCCCGCCAGCGTGAGGCGCTGGACCGGTACGCGGGCGACGCCGTCGCCGTGCCGCTGGCCAAGTACGCGGGCGCCTACCGGCGGCTGCGCGAGGTCGCGGGCGAGCTGGACGAGCTGACCACGCGGGCCCGGGAGCGGGCCCAGGAGGCGGACCTGCTGCGCTTCGGCCTGGACGAGGTCGCCGCCGCCGAGCCGCTGCCCGGCGAGGACGCCGACCTGGCCGCCGAGGCCGAGCGGCTGGGCCACGCCGAGGCGCTCGCGTCGGCCGCGACCCAGGCGCACGCCGCGCTCGCGGGGAACCCCGAGGACCCCGAGGGCGTCGACGCGGGCATGCTCGTCGCGGGCGCCCAGCGCGCGCTGGACGCCGTCCGCTCCCACGACCCGGCGCTGGCCGCGCTCTCGGACCGGATCGGCGAGATCGGCATCCTCCTCGGTGACGTCGCCGGCGAGCTCGCCGGGTACGCCGACGACCTGGACGCCGATCCCCGGCGCCTGGCGGTCGTGGAGGAGCGGCGGGCCGTCCTCGCCCACCTCACCCGCAAGTACGGGGAGTCCATCGACGCCGTCCTGGCGTGGGCCGAGCAGGGCGCGGCCCGGCTGGGCGAGCTGGAGGGCGACGACGAGCGGATCGGGGAGCTCACCGGGGAGCGCGACGCGCTGCGCGCCGAGCTCGGCGACCTCGCCCAGGCCCTCACCGACGCCCGGGGGGAGGCGGCGGACCGTTTCGCCGCGGCCGTCACGGCGGAGCTCGCGCAGCTCGCCATGCCGCACGCCCGGGTCGGTGTCGCCCTACGGCAGACGGAGGACGAGGAGGGCATCGAGGTCGGCGGCCGCCGGGTCGCCTACGGCGCGACCGGCGCGGACGAGGTCGAGCTGCAGCTCGCACCCCACCCGGGCGCCCCGGCCCGGCCGATCGCCAAGGGTGCTTCCGGCGGTGAGCTGTCCCGGGTGATGCTCGCCGTCGAGGTCGTCTTCGCCGGGTCGGACCCGGTGCCGACGTACCTGTTCGACGAGGTCGACGCGGGCGTCGGCGGCAAGGCGGCGGTCGAGGTCGGCCGGCGCCTGGCGCGTCTGGCGCGGACCGCGCAGGTCGTGGTCGTCACGCACCTGCCCCAGGTGGCCGCGTTCGCGGACCGGCAGCTGCTGGTCGAGAAGACGAACGACGGGTCCGTGACGCGGAGCGGGGTGCGCGTCCTGGAGGGTGAGGAGCGGGTACGCGAGCTGTCGCGGATGCTCGCGGGGCTGGAGGACTCGGAGCTCGGGCGGGCGCACGCGGAGGAGTTGCTGGCCGCGGCCCGCGAAGCGCGCTGA
- a CDS encoding HAD-IIA family hydrolase — translation MTHRTGPAGSESPLDQAYDTALLDLDGVVYAGGDAIAHAVESLGSARAHGMRSAYVTNNAARTPRTVAEHLTRLGVPAEAEEVITSAQAVARLIADQVPEGARVLAIGGEGLVEALRERGLQPVASADDDPAAVVQGYSPKVGWEQLAEAAYAVNRGVPWFASNTDLTIPTARGTAPGNGALVEVVRIATGGEPQVAGKPLPPMHRETVIRTGARRPLVVGDRLDTDIEGAHAGGVDSLLVLTGVTTPALLLAAPPEHRPTYVDADLRGLLTPQPEVTDAGGGAYRCGGWTASAGDGALLLDGDGEPMDGLRALCAAAWTRAGDGSCDLDAEKALDRLGL, via the coding sequence ATGACCCACAGGACCGGCCCGGCCGGCAGTGAAAGCCCCCTTGACCAGGCGTACGACACCGCCCTGCTCGATCTGGACGGAGTGGTCTATGCGGGTGGTGACGCGATCGCGCACGCCGTGGAGTCGCTCGGCTCGGCGCGGGCCCACGGCATGCGGTCGGCGTACGTCACCAACAACGCCGCCCGCACGCCGCGGACCGTCGCGGAGCACCTGACGCGGCTCGGCGTGCCGGCCGAGGCCGAAGAGGTCATCACCTCCGCCCAGGCGGTGGCCCGGCTGATCGCGGATCAGGTCCCGGAGGGCGCACGGGTGCTGGCGATCGGCGGCGAGGGGCTGGTGGAGGCGCTGCGTGAACGCGGGCTCCAGCCGGTCGCCTCGGCCGACGACGACCCGGCCGCGGTCGTGCAGGGCTACTCGCCCAAGGTCGGCTGGGAGCAGCTCGCGGAGGCGGCGTACGCGGTCAACCGCGGTGTGCCGTGGTTCGCCTCCAACACCGACCTGACCATCCCGACCGCCCGTGGCACGGCACCGGGGAACGGCGCGCTCGTCGAGGTGGTCCGGATCGCGACCGGTGGCGAACCGCAGGTCGCGGGCAAGCCGCTGCCGCCCATGCACCGGGAGACGGTCATCAGGACCGGCGCGCGACGGCCGCTGGTGGTCGGCGACCGGCTCGACACGGACATCGAGGGCGCCCACGCGGGCGGCGTCGACTCGCTGCTGGTGCTCACCGGGGTCACCACTCCCGCACTGCTGCTCGCCGCTCCGCCGGAGCACCGGCCCACCTACGTCGACGCCGACCTGCGCGGCCTGCTCACCCCGCAGCCCGAGGTCACGGACGCCGGTGGGGGCGCGTACCGCTGCGGTGGCTGGACCGCCTCGGCGGGCGACGGGGCGCTGCTGCTGGACGGCGACGGCGAGCCCATGGACGGACTGCGGGCGCTGTGCGCGGCGGCCTGGACACGGGCCGGGGACGGCTCCTGCGACCTGGACGCGGAGAAGGCGCTGGACCGGCTGGGGCTCTAG
- a CDS encoding histone — MRDALRTCLQIAGGLTEATRRRAVGAAKELLDQTGIDVDAVQRSIGERIPPEVQTLADELLASGRANRDLLVGLIREEIDKAMSRVGRLADEVTKVGVVLEALERRIRNLEDDDREPAGADLTDEEPDPGLYVPPQPPVEHAPVARSAPAPAAAKKPTGTGAAAATPVARKNAAPAQPPATPEVPVVPEPDMAPGTAAVPVARKNAAPPKSPAAKKAAPAAKRTAPAKKAAPAKTTAAAKKATASGTASAAKKADPAKKTAAAPGAAAAAPGKKTTAAKKAAPARKTAAVSGTAATAPAKRTTAAKKATPAKKAAPAKTTAPAKKATASGTASAAKKATTAKKAAGRTQEVEGRD, encoded by the coding sequence ATGCGGGACGCGTTGCGGACCTGTCTGCAGATCGCGGGCGGCCTGACCGAGGCCACCCGGCGACGGGCGGTCGGGGCGGCCAAGGAACTGCTCGACCAGACCGGGATAGACGTCGACGCGGTCCAGCGGAGCATCGGCGAGCGGATCCCGCCCGAGGTGCAGACGCTCGCGGACGAGCTGCTGGCGTCGGGACGGGCCAACCGCGACCTGCTCGTGGGTCTCATCCGCGAGGAGATCGACAAGGCGATGAGCCGGGTCGGGCGGCTCGCGGACGAGGTCACCAAGGTCGGAGTCGTCCTGGAGGCCCTGGAACGCCGCATCCGGAACCTGGAGGACGACGACCGGGAGCCGGCCGGGGCCGACCTGACGGACGAGGAGCCGGACCCCGGTCTGTACGTGCCGCCGCAGCCGCCGGTGGAGCACGCACCGGTCGCCAGGTCCGCGCCCGCGCCCGCGGCCGCGAAGAAGCCCACGGGGACGGGCGCTGCCGCCGCCACCCCGGTGGCGCGCAAGAACGCCGCGCCGGCGCAGCCTCCCGCCACGCCTGAGGTTCCTGTGGTTCCGGAGCCCGACATGGCCCCGGGCACGGCTGCCGTGCCGGTCGCGCGGAAGAACGCGGCCCCGCCGAAGTCGCCCGCGGCGAAGAAGGCGGCCCCTGCCGCGAAGCGGACCGCCCCGGCCAAGAAGGCGGCCCCGGCGAAGACCACGGCCGCGGCGAAGAAGGCGACCGCTTCCGGCACCGCGTCCGCGGCCAAGAAGGCCGACCCTGCCAAGAAGACCGCGGCAGCGCCCGGCGCGGCTGCGGCTGCGCCTGGGAAGAAGACGACGGCGGCCAAGAAGGCCGCCCCCGCCAGGAAGACCGCCGCGGTGTCCGGCACCGCTGCCACCGCCCCGGCCAAGAGGACGACGGCGGCCAAGAAGGCCACTCCCGCGAAGAAGGCGGCCCCGGCGAAGACCACGGCCCCGGCGAAGAAGGCGACCGCCTCCGGCACCGCGTCCGCGGCCAAGAAGGCCACCACCGCCAAGAAGGCGGCGGGCCGCACGCAGGAGGTGGAGGGACGTGACTGA
- a CDS encoding NAD kinase, with protein MSETHETHEVHGTSGRTVFLLAHTGRPAAIRSAERVVQGLKRCNIGVRVLAEEAEDLTLPGDGGVQRVQEIGPETVADCELIIVLGGDGTLLRGAEFARASGVPMLGVNLGRVGFLAEAERDDLDKVVDRVVTRDYEVEERMTIDVLVRNDGRVVHTDWALNEASVEKQARERLLEVVTEVDGRPVSRFGGDGVVMATPTGSTAYAFSAGGPVVWPEVEALLMVPISAHALFAKPLVTSPKSVLAVEVQPKTPHGVLWCDGRRSVDLPAGARVEVRRGAVPVRLARLHHASFTDRLVAKFALPVAGWRGAPH; from the coding sequence TTGAGCGAGACGCACGAGACGCACGAGGTGCACGGGACGTCCGGCCGCACCGTCTTCCTCCTCGCCCACACCGGGCGGCCGGCGGCCATCCGCAGCGCCGAGCGGGTGGTCCAGGGGCTGAAGCGCTGCAACATCGGCGTACGGGTGCTGGCCGAGGAGGCCGAGGACCTGACGCTGCCCGGGGACGGCGGGGTGCAGCGGGTGCAGGAGATCGGCCCGGAGACCGTCGCGGACTGCGAGCTGATCATCGTCCTGGGCGGTGACGGCACGCTGCTGCGCGGCGCGGAGTTCGCGCGCGCCTCCGGGGTGCCGATGCTCGGCGTCAACCTGGGCCGGGTCGGCTTCCTCGCGGAGGCCGAGCGCGACGACCTGGACAAGGTCGTCGACCGCGTGGTCACCCGCGACTACGAGGTCGAGGAGCGCATGACGATCGACGTCCTGGTGCGCAACGACGGCCGGGTCGTCCACACCGACTGGGCGCTGAACGAGGCGTCGGTGGAGAAGCAGGCGCGCGAGCGGCTGCTGGAGGTCGTCACGGAGGTGGACGGCCGTCCGGTCTCCCGCTTCGGCGGCGACGGGGTGGTGATGGCGACCCCGACCGGGTCGACCGCGTACGCCTTCTCGGCCGGCGGGCCGGTGGTCTGGCCCGAGGTGGAGGCGCTGCTGATGGTGCCGATCAGCGCGCACGCGCTCTTCGCGAAGCCGCTGGTGACCTCCCCGAAGTCGGTGCTGGCGGTGGAGGTGCAGCCGAAGACTCCGCACGGAGTGCTGTGGTGCGACGGGCGGCGCTCGGTGGACCTTCCGGCCGGGGCCCGCGTGGAGGTCCGGCGGGGCGCGGTGCCGGTGCGGCTGGCGCGGCTCCACCACGCCTCCTTCACGGACCGGCTGGTCGCGAAGTTCGCGCTGCCGGTGGCCGGCTGGCGGGGCGCGCCGCACTGA